From the unidentified bacterial endosymbiont genome, one window contains:
- the hslR gene encoding ribosome-associated heat shock protein Hsp15 — protein sequence MKEKPADGVRLDKWLWAARFYKTRALAREMVDGGKVHYNGQRSKPSKLVELNATLTLRQGNDEKTVVVKAITEQRRPATEAVLLYEETAESIEKREKTALARKMNALTMPHPDRRPDKKERRDLMKFKHGETE from the coding sequence ATGAAAGAAAAACCCGCTGATGGGGTAAGACTGGATAAATGGCTATGGGCAGCCCGTTTTTATAAAACGCGCGCCCTTGCCCGTGAAATGGTTGACGGCGGAAAAGTGCATTACAACGGCCAGCGCAGTAAGCCGAGCAAGCTGGTTGAACTGAATGCCACGCTCACGCTGCGTCAGGGCAACGATGAAAAAACGGTGGTGGTGAAAGCCATAACGGAACAGCGGCGGCCCGCAACCGAAGCCGTTTTGCTTTATGAAGAGACGGCCGAAAGCATTGAGAAGCGCGAAAAAACCGCGCTGGCGCGCAAAATGAACGCGCTGACGATGCCACACCCGGACCGGCGACCGGATAAAAAAGAGCGCCGCGATCTGATGAAATTTAAACACGGTGAGACCGAGTAA
- the hslO gene encoding Hsp33 family molecular chaperone HslO — translation MAQHDQLHRYLFEQFAVRGELVTVSETWKQILDNHNYPLPVKNLLGELLVATSLLTATLKFAGDITVQLQGDGPMTLAVINGNNQQQMRGVARVQGDIPENADLKTLVGNGYLVITIAPEEGERYQGVVGLEGDTLAACLEDYFMRSEQLPTRLFIRTGEVDGQPAAGGMLLQVLPAQDAQTNDFEHLATLTETIKAEELFTLSATDVLWRLYHEEEVTVYDPQAVEFKCTCSRERCAGALKTLPDEEIDSIMAEDGEIDMHCDYCGTHYVFNSMDIAEIRNNASPADPLVH, via the coding sequence ATGGCCCAACACGACCAATTACACCGCTATCTGTTTGAACAATTCGCCGTGCGCGGCGAGCTGGTCACCGTCTCCGAAACCTGGAAACAGATTCTGGATAACCACAACTACCCGCTGCCGGTAAAAAACCTGTTGGGCGAACTGCTGGTTGCCACCAGCCTGCTGACCGCCACGCTAAAATTTGCCGGAGATATCACCGTGCAGCTACAGGGTGATGGCCCCATGACGCTGGCGGTGATTAACGGTAATAACCAACAGCAGATGCGCGGTGTGGCGCGCGTTCAGGGGGATATTCCTGAAAACGCAGACCTGAAAACGCTGGTCGGTAATGGTTATCTGGTCATTACCATTGCGCCAGAAGAAGGTGAGCGTTATCAGGGTGTTGTCGGACTTGAAGGTGATACCCTCGCGGCCTGCCTGGAAGATTACTTTATGCGTTCGGAGCAGTTGCCAACCCGCCTGTTCATCCGTACTGGTGAAGTGGATGGTCAGCCTGCTGCAGGCGGTATGCTGCTGCAGGTTCTGCCTGCGCAGGACGCACAGACCAACGACTTCGAGCACCTGGCGACCCTGACAGAAACCATCAAAGCGGAAGAGTTGTTCACCCTCTCCGCGACCGATGTGCTGTGGCGCCTGTATCATGAAGAAGAGGTGACGGTTTACGATCCACAGGCGGTGGAATTTAAGTGTACCTGCTCCCGCGAGCGTTGCGCTGGCGCGCTGAAAACCCTGCCGGATGAAGAGATCGATAGCATCATGGCGGAAGACGGCGAAATCGATATGCATTGTGACTACTGCGGCACACATTACGTGTTTAATTCGATGGATATCGCCGAGATCCGTAACAACGCTTCGCCGGCGGATCCGCTGGTTCACTAA